CCCCTGACCTCTTCGGACGGCTCCTCGCCGTTCAAACGGACCCGCAGGAACCCGCCGCGCGGCTGCTCCGGTCGCTCGTCCTCGCCGACGCCTGCCCCGCCTACTTCCCGCTGGTGGTGCGGGCTTTCGATGAGGTGAATTTCCGATGACGGTTCTTCCGGCCTGGACCGAATTGGTGCGGCGCACGCTGGACTGCTGCGCCGACCTCGCCGCCTGCACGGAAAAGCCCGGCGAGATCACCCGGACCTTCCTCTGCGCCCCGATGCACGACGCGCACGCCCGGCTGGACGCCTGGGCCGCCTCGCTGGGCCTGGAAACCCACGTGGACGCCGTGGGGAACTGGCACGCCCTGCGCCGCAGCCCCAACCCCGAGGCCCGTAACCTGGTGATCGGGTCGCACCTCGACAGCGTGCCGAACGCCGGGCCCTACGACGGGGTGCTGGGCGTGGTGCTGGGGCTGTCCCTGCTGGAGGCCCTGGGCGACACGCCCCTCCCCTACCACCTCCACGTGGTCGGCTTCAGCGAGGAGGAGGGGGTGCGCTTCGGCGTGCCCTTCATCGGCAGCCGGGCGCTGATCGGGACGGCGGACGAACTGCTGAACCTGACGGACGCGGGGGGCGTCACCGTCGCGCAGGCCATCCGCGAGTACGGGCTGGACGTGAGGGAACTGGAGGGGGCGCGGCTGCGGGACGACGTGCTGGGCTACTTCGAGCTGCACATCGAGCAGGGTCCGGTGCTGGAGGCCGAGGGCCGCTCGCTGGGGGCCGTGAACGCCATCGCCGGGCAGGCGCGCTTCAACCTGACCCTGACGGGCAAGGCCAACCACGCGGGCACCACGCCCATGCATCTGCGCCGCGACGCGCTGACGGGCGCGAGTGCCTTCGTCCTCGCCGCCGAGGAGGTGGCCCGGAACACCCCCGGCCTCGTCGCCACCGTCGGTTCTCTGCGGCCCCTGCCGGGCGCGAGCAACGTGATTCCCGGTGAGGTGCAGTTCACCCTCGACATCCGCCACGCGCGGGACGAGGTGCGGCACCGCGCGCAGGAGGAACTGCTGGCCGAAGGCGAGCGGATCGCGCGGGAACGCGGTCTCACCTTCACCCACGAGCTTCGCATGGAGGAGCCTGCCACCCCGATGGACCCCAGCCTCACCGCCCTGCTGGGCGAGGCCCTGAGCGCCGAGGGGCACGTGCCCACCCCGATGGTGAGCGGGGCCGGGCACGACGCGATGGCGGTCGGCCACGTCTGGCCCGCGACCATGCTGTTCCTGCGCAGCCCCGGCGGGCTCAGTCATCACCCCGACGAGACGGTGCTCCCGGAGGACGTGGAGGCCGCCCTGCGCGTGGGCACCCAGTTCCTGCGGATGCTCGCCGAACGGGAGGGGGTGCGCTGATGTACGACCTGCTGATTCGCGGCGGGAGCCTGGTCCGTGAGGACGGGATCGAGACGGCGGACCTGGGGATCGCGGAGGGCCGCATCGTGGACCTGGCCCCGGAACTGGACGGCCCGGCCCGCGAGGAACTCGACGCGCGGGGCCTGCACGTCTTTCCCGGCGCGGTGGACATCCACGTGCACTTCAACGAACCTGGACGGACGGAATGGGAGGGCCTCTCCACCGGCAGCCGCGCGCTGATCGCCGGGGGAGGCACGACCTTCGCCGACATGCCCCTCAACAGCACCCCGCCCGTCCTCGACCGCGCTACCTTCGAGGCCAAGCGGCAGGCGGCGGAGCGGGGGTCCCATGCCGATTTCGCCCTCTGGGGCGGACTGACCCCCCGCAACATGGACCGGCTGCCCGAGCTCGCGGGGGCGGGCGCGGTGGGCTTCAAGGCCTTCATGAGCCACAGCGGCCTGGAGGAATTCGAGTCGCCCGACGACTACACCCTGTACGAGGGGATGCGCCTGGCGCGCGAGCTGGGCCTGATCGTCGCCCTACACGCCGAGAGCAATTCCATCACCCAGGGCCTCTCGGCGCGGATTCGCTCGGAGGGGGGCCGCTCCGTGCGCGACTACCTCCGCAGCCGCCCCGCCATCGCGGAGGTCGAGGCGGTCAGCCGCGCCCTGCTGCTCGCCGAGGAGACGGGGGCGCGGCTCCACCTCGTCCACCTGAGCACCGGGCGGGCGGTGACGCTGGCCGCCGAGGCCAAGGCACGGGGCGTGGACGTGAGCCTGGAGACCTGCCCGCACTACCTCTGCTTCACCGGCGAGGACATGGAGCGGCTGGGCGCGGTGCTGAAGTGCGCGCCGCCGCTGCGGGACGCGGGCGAGGTAGAGGCGCTGTGGACTGCGATTCGAGAAGGCCGCATCGACACCATCGGCTCCGACCACTCGCCCAGCACCCTGGACCTCAAGGAGCGCGCCGACTTTTTCGAGGTCTGGGGCGGCATCGGCGGCGTGCAGTCCACCCTGGGCGTCCTGCTGACGGAAGGCCGGGCGCGCGGCCTGACCCTCCCGCACATCGCCCGCCTGCTCGCCCGCACGCCCGCCGAGCGGTTCGGCCTGACCGGGAAGGGCCGCGTCGAGCCGGGCTTCGACGCCGACCTCGTGCTCGTGGACCTGGACGCGGAATGGGTCCACACCGCCGAAGACCTCCACACCCGCTGGAAGTACAGCCCCTACCTGGGCCGCACCTTCCGGGGCCGGGTGCGCCGCACGCTGCTGCGCGGCCAGACCGTGTACGCGGACGGCCCCCACAGCGGCGGCACCTTCCCGACTCCCCCCCAGGGCCGCTTCCTGCGCCCCGCCGCCCCCACTCCCCAGGAGGTCACCCCTTGACCCTCAAACAGCTAGGTCAGACCCGCAGCGTCGTCGCCCCCGAGTTCGCGCTCCTGACGCCCGAGACCTTTATCCGCACGACGGTCGCCGAGTGGAAGAACACCGCCTGCATGGTCCACATCGCCCCCGTGATCGGGCAGGGCGCCCGCTTCACCCAGTTCACGGCGGAGATGGGGCCGGGCGCCGAGGCGAGTGCGCCCCCAGCGGGCATCCAACGCTTCGTCTTCGTGCTGGAGGGCGAGGTGGAGTTGCGCGTGAACGGCGAGACGCACCGGCTGGCTGAGTACGACTACGCCTACCTGCCCGCCGGAACGGATCACACCCTGCGCGCCGAGCAGGCCGCCCGCATCGAAGTCTTTGAGAAGCGGTTTCACCCCCAGGCGGAGAGCCTGCGCGCCCCCCAGGTCTTCCTCGGTAACGAGCGCAAGGTGCCCGGCACCGAGTTCGAGGGCGATCCCGGCCTGATCGCCCGCAAACTCCTCCCCGACGAGCCGCAGTTCGACTTCATCGTGACCACCATGAGCTACGCGCCGGGCGCCACCCTGCCCTACGTCGAGATTCACTACATGGAACACGGCCTGCTGATGCTGGAGGGCGAAGGCATCTACCGCCTGGGCG
The Deinococcus aerius DNA segment above includes these coding regions:
- the allE gene encoding (S)-ureidoglycine aminohydrolase codes for the protein MTLKQLGQTRSVVAPEFALLTPETFIRTTVAEWKNTACMVHIAPVIGQGARFTQFTAEMGPGAEASAPPAGIQRFVFVLEGEVELRVNGETHRLAEYDYAYLPAGTDHTLRAEQAARIEVFEKRFHPQAESLRAPQVFLGNERKVPGTEFEGDPGLIARKLLPDEPQFDFIVTTMSYAPGATLPYVEIHYMEHGLLMLEGEGIYRLGERFLPVTKGDVIWMGAHCPQWYGALGKTWSKYLLYKDMNRHPLEIR
- a CDS encoding allantoate amidohydrolase → MTVLPAWTELVRRTLDCCADLAACTEKPGEITRTFLCAPMHDAHARLDAWAASLGLETHVDAVGNWHALRRSPNPEARNLVIGSHLDSVPNAGPYDGVLGVVLGLSLLEALGDTPLPYHLHVVGFSEEEGVRFGVPFIGSRALIGTADELLNLTDAGGVTVAQAIREYGLDVRELEGARLRDDVLGYFELHIEQGPVLEAEGRSLGAVNAIAGQARFNLTLTGKANHAGTTPMHLRRDALTGASAFVLAAEEVARNTPGLVATVGSLRPLPGASNVIPGEVQFTLDIRHARDEVRHRAQEELLAEGERIARERGLTFTHELRMEEPATPMDPSLTALLGEALSAEGHVPTPMVSGAGHDAMAVGHVWPATMLFLRSPGGLSHHPDETVLPEDVEAALRVGTQFLRMLAEREGVR
- a CDS encoding allantoinase, with amino-acid sequence MYDLLIRGGSLVREDGIETADLGIAEGRIVDLAPELDGPAREELDARGLHVFPGAVDIHVHFNEPGRTEWEGLSTGSRALIAGGGTTFADMPLNSTPPVLDRATFEAKRQAAERGSHADFALWGGLTPRNMDRLPELAGAGAVGFKAFMSHSGLEEFESPDDYTLYEGMRLARELGLIVALHAESNSITQGLSARIRSEGGRSVRDYLRSRPAIAEVEAVSRALLLAEETGARLHLVHLSTGRAVTLAAEAKARGVDVSLETCPHYLCFTGEDMERLGAVLKCAPPLRDAGEVEALWTAIREGRIDTIGSDHSPSTLDLKERADFFEVWGGIGGVQSTLGVLLTEGRARGLTLPHIARLLARTPAERFGLTGKGRVEPGFDADLVLVDLDAEWVHTAEDLHTRWKYSPYLGRTFRGRVRRTLLRGQTVYADGPHSGGTFPTPPQGRFLRPAAPTPQEVTP